In one window of Streptomyces griseus subsp. griseus DNA:
- the coaD gene encoding pantetheine-phosphate adenylyltransferase — translation MRRAVCPGSFDPITNGHLDIIGRASKLYDVVHVAVMINQSKKGLFTVEERIDLIREVTADFGNVEVESFHGLLVDFCKQREIPAIVKGLRAVSDFDYELQMAQMNNGLSGVETLFVPTNPTYSFLSSSLVKEVATWGGDVSHLLPPTVHEALTERLGER, via the coding sequence GTGCGCCGCGCCGTCTGTCCGGGGTCTTTCGACCCCATCACCAACGGACATCTCGACATCATCGGACGAGCCTCCAAGCTGTACGACGTGGTCCACGTCGCGGTGATGATCAACCAGTCCAAGAAGGGGCTGTTCACCGTGGAGGAGCGGATCGACCTGATCCGCGAGGTCACCGCCGACTTCGGCAACGTCGAGGTGGAGTCCTTCCACGGCCTGCTGGTCGACTTCTGCAAGCAGCGGGAGATCCCGGCGATCGTGAAGGGCCTGCGGGCCGTCAGCGACTTCGACTACGAGCTCCAGATGGCCCAGATGAACAACGGCCTCTCCGGCGTCGAGACCCTCTTCGTGCCGACCAACCCGACGTACAGCTTCCTGTCGTCCTCGCTGGTCAAGGAGGTCGCGACCTGGGGCGGCGACGTCTCCCACCTGCTGCCCCCCACCGTCCACGAGGCGCTCACGGAGCGGCTGGGCGAGCGCTGA
- the rsmD gene encoding 16S rRNA (guanine(966)-N(2))-methyltransferase RsmD: MTRVIAGSAGGRRLAVPPGTGTRPTSDRAREGLFSTWEALLGTLEGVRVADLYAGSGAVGLEALSRGAVHALLVEADQKAVRTVRDNVRTLGLPGAEVRTGRAEQIVTGPAPSDPYDIVFLDPPYAVTDDDLREILLTLRAQGWLTDDALVTVERSTRGGEFGWPAGFEPLRARRYGEGTLWYGRAAATCEDAR; the protein is encoded by the coding sequence ATGACCCGCGTGATCGCCGGATCGGCCGGCGGACGCCGCCTGGCCGTACCGCCCGGCACCGGCACCCGCCCCACCTCCGACCGTGCGCGCGAGGGCCTCTTCTCCACCTGGGAAGCGCTGCTCGGCACCCTCGAAGGCGTCCGCGTCGCCGACCTGTACGCCGGATCCGGTGCCGTCGGCCTCGAAGCGCTCTCCCGGGGCGCGGTGCACGCCCTTCTCGTCGAGGCGGACCAGAAGGCGGTGCGCACCGTCCGGGACAACGTCCGCACCCTCGGGCTGCCCGGCGCCGAGGTCCGTACCGGCAGAGCCGAGCAGATCGTGACGGGACCGGCGCCCTCCGACCCGTACGACATCGTCTTCCTGGACCCGCCGTACGCCGTCACCGACGACGATCTTCGCGAGATCCTGCTCACACTCCGTGCTCAGGGGTGGCTCACGGACGATGCGCTCGTCACCGTGGAACGCAGCACCCGGGGCGGAGAATTCGGCTGGCCCGCCGGATTCGAGCCACTGCGGGCCCGTCGCTACGGCGAGGGAACGCTTTGGTACGGTCGCGCCGCCGCTACGTGCGAAGACGCACGATGA
- the recG gene encoding ATP-dependent DNA helicase RecG has protein sequence MDRVSSFDEPLKKLLGGATAKVMAEHLDLHTVGDLLHHYPRRYEERGKLTALADLPLDEHVTVVAQVADARILMFNNGRGKRLEVTLTDGSGRLQLVFFGHGVHKPHKELLPGRQAMFAGKVSVFNRKMQLAHPTYQLLDASDADEATEAVDAFAGRLLPIYPACKQLDSWRIAKAVDAVLPSAQDAVDPLPAALREGRGFTPLPEALLKVHRPQTRTDIEDAKARLKWDEAFVLQVALARRRYADTQLPAVARRPVADGLLDAFDAKLPFTLTEGQEKVSKEIFDDLATEHPMHRLLQGEVGSGKTMVALRAMLTVVDAGGQAAMLAPTEVLAQQHHRSITEMMGELAEGGMLGGSDQGTKVVLLTGSMGTAARRQALLDLVTGEAGIVIGTHALIEDKVQFHDLGLVVVDEQHRFGVEQRDALRSKGKQPPHLLVMTATPIPRTVAMTVFGDLETSVLDQLPAGRSPIASHVVPAKDKPHFLARAWERVREEVENGHQAYVVCPRIGDDAEEAEGKKGKAAKKASAKAAEEDPEKRPPLAVLEIADELRKGALAGLSVEVLHGRMHPDEKDDVMRRFAAGDADVLVATTVIEVGVNVPNATAMVIMDADRFGVSQLHQLRGRVGRGSAPGLCLLVSEAHEASPARARLSAVAATLDGFELSRIDLEQRREGDVLGQAQSGVRSSLRMLTVIDDEEVIAAAREEAVATVAADPELEHLPELRTVLAALLDKDREEYLDKG, from the coding sequence ATGGATCGCGTGTCCTCGTTCGATGAACCTCTCAAGAAGCTGCTCGGCGGAGCCACCGCGAAGGTGATGGCCGAACACCTCGACCTGCACACGGTCGGTGATCTGCTGCACCACTACCCGCGGCGGTACGAGGAGCGCGGCAAGCTGACCGCGCTGGCCGACCTCCCGCTGGACGAGCACGTCACGGTGGTCGCCCAGGTCGCCGACGCCCGCATCCTGATGTTCAACAACGGCCGGGGCAAGCGCCTGGAGGTCACCCTCACCGACGGCAGCGGCCGCCTCCAGCTCGTCTTCTTCGGCCACGGCGTCCACAAGCCGCACAAGGAGCTGCTCCCGGGCCGCCAGGCGATGTTCGCCGGCAAGGTCTCCGTCTTCAACCGGAAGATGCAGCTCGCCCACCCCACGTACCAACTCCTCGACGCCTCCGACGCCGACGAGGCGACCGAGGCCGTCGACGCCTTCGCCGGACGGCTGCTGCCGATCTACCCCGCCTGCAAGCAGCTGGACTCCTGGCGGATCGCCAAGGCCGTGGACGCCGTCCTGCCCAGCGCCCAGGACGCGGTGGACCCGCTGCCCGCCGCCCTGCGCGAGGGGCGCGGCTTCACCCCGCTGCCCGAGGCCCTGCTGAAGGTGCACCGGCCGCAGACGAGGACGGACATCGAGGACGCGAAGGCCCGGCTCAAGTGGGACGAGGCCTTCGTCCTCCAGGTGGCCCTGGCCCGTCGCCGCTACGCCGACACCCAGCTCCCCGCCGTCGCCCGCCGCCCGGTCGCCGACGGCCTGCTGGACGCCTTCGACGCCAAGCTGCCGTTCACCCTCACCGAGGGCCAGGAGAAGGTCAGCAAGGAGATCTTCGACGACCTGGCCACCGAGCACCCGATGCACCGGCTGCTTCAGGGCGAGGTCGGTTCGGGGAAGACGATGGTGGCCCTGCGCGCCATGCTCACCGTGGTGGACGCCGGGGGCCAGGCCGCGATGCTCGCCCCCACCGAGGTCCTCGCCCAGCAGCACCACCGTTCCATCACCGAGATGATGGGCGAGCTCGCCGAGGGCGGCATGCTGGGCGGCTCGGACCAGGGCACCAAGGTCGTCCTGCTCACCGGCTCCATGGGGACGGCGGCCCGCCGGCAGGCCCTGCTGGACCTGGTCACCGGCGAGGCCGGGATCGTCATCGGCACCCACGCCCTGATCGAGGACAAGGTCCAGTTCCACGACCTCGGGCTCGTGGTCGTCGACGAGCAGCACCGCTTCGGCGTCGAACAGCGCGACGCCCTCCGCTCCAAGGGGAAGCAGCCGCCCCACCTCCTCGTCATGACCGCCACCCCCATCCCCCGTACGGTCGCGATGACCGTCTTCGGCGACCTGGAGACCTCCGTCCTGGACCAGCTCCCGGCCGGCCGTTCCCCGATCGCCAGCCATGTCGTCCCCGCCAAGGACAAGCCGCACTTCCTCGCCCGCGCCTGGGAGCGCGTCCGTGAGGAGGTGGAGAACGGCCACCAGGCGTACGTGGTCTGCCCCCGCATCGGCGACGACGCGGAGGAGGCCGAGGGGAAGAAGGGGAAGGCCGCGAAGAAGGCATCCGCCAAGGCCGCCGAGGAGGACCCGGAGAAGCGGCCGCCGCTCGCCGTCCTGGAGATCGCGGACGAGCTGCGCAAGGGTGCGCTGGCCGGGCTGAGCGTCGAGGTGCTGCACGGGAGGATGCACCCCGACGAGAAGGATGACGTGATGCGCCGGTTCGCCGCCGGGGACGCCGACGTCCTGGTCGCCACCACCGTCATCGAGGTCGGGGTCAACGTTCCCAACGCCACCGCCATGGTGATCATGGACGCCGACCGGTTCGGCGTCTCCCAGCTCCACCAGCTCCGCGGCCGCGTCGGCCGTGGCTCGGCCCCCGGGCTCTGCCTGCTGGTCAGCGAGGCCCACGAGGCGAGCCCCGCCCGCGCCCGCCTCTCCGCCGTCGCCGCCACCCTCGACGGCTTCGAGCTCTCCCGGATCGACCTGGAGCAACGCCGCGAGGGCGATGTGCTCGGCCAGGCCCAGTCCGGGGTGCGCTCCTCACTGCGGATGCTCACCGTCATCGACGACGAGGAGGTCATCGCCGCCGCCCGCGAGGAGGCCGTCGCGACCGTCGCCGCCGACCCGGAGCTGGAGCACCTGCCGGAGCTGCGCACGGTGCTGGCCGCGCTGCTGGACAAGGACCGGGAGGAGTATCTGGACAAGGGGTGA
- the rpmB gene encoding 50S ribosomal protein L28, protein MAANCDVCGKGPSFGNSISHSHRRTSRRWNPNIQRVRAVVGRTPKRLNVCTSCIKAGKVAR, encoded by the coding sequence GTGGCTGCCAACTGCGACGTTTGCGGCAAGGGGCCGAGCTTCGGCAACAGCATTTCGCACTCGCACCGCCGTACGTCCCGTCGCTGGAACCCCAACATCCAGCGCGTGCGTGCCGTGGTCGGTCGGACGCCGAAGCGGCTCAACGTCTGCACCTCGTGCATCAAGGCCGGCAAGGTCGCGCGCTGA
- a CDS encoding DAK2 domain-containing protein, which produces MPQLPDDLDAVAVRTWCSLALEALGRERAEIDAINVYPIADGDTGTNLYLTVESAAAAVEAVFAAHETGTTAPATADAVRAMAHGALIGARGNSGTILAQLLRGMAGVLADGGDAAHLRLALTRAAAAARQAVAHPVEGTVLTVATAAAEAAQGEERELRAVVSAAYEGARAALARTPEQLAVLGRAGVVDAGGRGLLAVLGALVEAVTGQAPVRGPRTASGKAAAPVDGGSVVGLPVGGVPVPAGGTAVEGPAHGTPGLAAAAGPIDCPEDADEGGPAFEVIYLLEARDEQVDRLRTRLDALGDSLVVVGGDGLWHVHVHVDDAGAAVEAGVEAGRPYRIRITHFATESGHDVRVQSEPAQRAVVVVVPGDGLAGLCTEAGATTVIARPGEPPASGELVDAIRRAHAREVVLLPNDAALRHTAAAAAEQARTEGVRVALVPTRAAVQGIAALAVHEPDRGFDEDVVAMTAAAGATRYAELAVAERQSWTMAGICQAGDILGLIDGDVAVIGADVPATARTVLDRMLAAGGELVTLVLGEDVPDAMADALEEHVREGYLAVDTVVYRGGHQRAPLLIGVE; this is translated from the coding sequence GTGCCGCAGCTCCCCGACGATCTGGACGCCGTCGCGGTGCGCACCTGGTGCTCACTGGCCCTGGAGGCCCTGGGCCGGGAGCGCGCGGAGATCGACGCGATCAACGTCTATCCCATCGCCGACGGGGACACCGGCACCAATCTCTATCTGACCGTCGAGTCCGCCGCGGCGGCCGTCGAAGCGGTCTTCGCCGCCCATGAGACCGGCACCACCGCACCCGCCACCGCCGATGCCGTACGCGCCATGGCGCACGGCGCCCTGATCGGGGCCCGGGGGAACTCCGGCACGATCCTGGCCCAGCTGCTGCGCGGCATGGCGGGAGTGCTGGCCGACGGTGGCGACGCGGCCCACCTGCGCCTGGCCCTGACCCGGGCCGCCGCCGCCGCCCGGCAGGCCGTCGCCCACCCGGTGGAGGGCACGGTGCTGACCGTCGCCACGGCGGCCGCCGAGGCCGCGCAGGGCGAGGAGCGGGAGTTGCGCGCGGTGGTGAGCGCCGCGTACGAGGGGGCGCGCGCCGCCCTGGCGAGGACCCCGGAGCAGCTCGCCGTGCTCGGCCGGGCCGGTGTGGTGGACGCCGGAGGACGCGGGCTGCTGGCGGTCCTGGGGGCGCTCGTGGAGGCGGTGACCGGGCAGGCGCCGGTACGGGGGCCTCGTACCGCTTCCGGGAAGGCCGCGGCTCCCGTGGACGGCGGGTCGGTGGTGGGGCTGCCGGTGGGGGGCGTTCCGGTCCCGGCGGGCGGTACCGCGGTGGAGGGGCCGGCGCACGGGACCCCCGGCTTGGCGGCTGCGGCCGGCCCGATCGACTGCCCCGAGGACGCGGACGAAGGCGGGCCCGCCTTCGAGGTGATCTACCTCCTGGAGGCCCGCGACGAGCAGGTGGACCGGTTGCGGACCCGGCTCGACGCGCTCGGTGACTCCCTCGTCGTGGTCGGCGGCGACGGGCTCTGGCACGTCCACGTCCATGTCGACGACGCCGGGGCCGCCGTGGAGGCGGGCGTCGAGGCCGGGCGGCCGTACCGGATCCGGATCACCCACTTCGCCACCGAGAGCGGCCACGACGTCCGCGTCCAGTCCGAACCCGCCCAGCGCGCCGTCGTCGTCGTGGTCCCCGGCGACGGTCTGGCCGGGCTCTGCACCGAGGCCGGCGCCACCACCGTGATCGCCCGCCCCGGCGAACCCCCCGCCAGCGGCGAACTCGTCGACGCCATCCGCCGCGCCCACGCCCGCGAGGTGGTGCTGCTGCCCAACGACGCGGCCCTGCGCCACACCGCGGCCGCCGCCGCCGAGCAGGCCAGGACCGAGGGGGTCAGGGTCGCCCTCGTCCCCACCCGCGCCGCCGTCCAGGGCATCGCTGCCCTCGCCGTCCACGAACCTGACCGGGGCTTCGACGAGGACGTCGTCGCCATGACGGCCGCCGCCGGCGCCACCCGCTACGCCGAACTGGCCGTCGCCGAGCGCCAGTCGTGGACCATGGCGGGTATCTGCCAGGCCGGGGACATCCTCGGCCTGATCGACGGCGACGTGGCCGTGATCGGCGCCGACGTCCCGGCCACCGCCCGCACCGTGCTGGACCGGATGCTGGCGGCCGGCGGCGAACTGGTCACCCTCGTCCTCGGCGAGGACGTCCCGGACGCGATGGCGGACGCGCTGGAGGAGCACGTACGCGAGGGTTATCTCGCCGTCGACACGGTGGTCTACCGGGGCGGCCACCAACGGGCGCCGCTGCTGATCGGCGTCGAGTAG
- the thiD gene encoding bifunctional hydroxymethylpyrimidine kinase/phosphomethylpyrimidine kinase encodes MPIPTAVPPRVLTVAGSDSGGGAGIQADLKTMLALGVHGMSVLTAVTAQNSLGVQGAWELPVDAVRAQYRSVVDDIGVQAVKTGMLASAALVETVAGLLAGTGAPVVVDPVGVSKHGDALLAAEALDSVRTKLLPVATVATPNLDEVAQLTGVQVTDENGMRRAAEEILAFGPSWALIKGGHLPGDAVDLLTDGSAEHWLRAPRYDNRHTHGTGCTLASAIASGLALGQDVPTAVEGAKAYVTGAIRAGFALGGGIGPVDHGWRTRAAE; translated from the coding sequence ATGCCCATACCTACCGCTGTACCGCCCCGCGTCCTCACCGTCGCCGGATCCGACTCCGGCGGCGGTGCGGGGATCCAGGCCGATCTGAAGACCATGCTCGCCCTCGGTGTGCACGGCATGAGCGTGCTCACCGCCGTCACCGCACAGAACTCCCTCGGCGTCCAGGGCGCCTGGGAGCTTCCGGTGGATGCCGTACGCGCCCAGTACCGCAGCGTCGTCGACGACATCGGCGTCCAGGCGGTGAAGACCGGGATGCTCGCCTCGGCCGCGCTCGTCGAGACCGTCGCCGGACTCCTTGCCGGGACCGGCGCCCCCGTCGTCGTCGACCCGGTCGGGGTCTCCAAGCACGGGGACGCGCTGCTCGCCGCCGAGGCACTCGACTCCGTACGGACGAAGCTGCTGCCCGTCGCCACGGTGGCCACCCCGAACCTCGACGAAGTGGCCCAGCTCACGGGCGTACAGGTCACCGACGAGAACGGAATGCGCCGGGCCGCCGAGGAGATCCTGGCGTTCGGACCGAGCTGGGCGCTCATCAAGGGCGGGCACCTGCCCGGTGACGCGGTGGACCTGCTCACCGACGGGAGCGCGGAACACTGGCTGCGCGCCCCCCGCTACGACAACCGGCACACCCACGGCACCGGCTGCACCCTCGCCTCCGCCATCGCCTCCGGGCTCGCGCTCGGCCAGGACGTGCCCACGGCGGTGGAGGGCGCGAAGGCGTACGTCACCGGCGCGATCCGGGCCGGATTCGCGCTCGGCGGCGGCATCGGCCCGGTCGACCACGGCTGGCGGACCCGGGCCGCTGAGTGA